Proteins encoded together in one Mycobacterium simiae window:
- the satS gene encoding protein export chaperone SatS, with the protein MAADLVPIRLSLSEGDRYTVWAPRWRDSGDEWEAFLGKDEDLFAFESIADLVAFVRTDTDNDLVDHPAWDKLTAAHAHGFEPTEDRQFDLVAIEELVAEKPTEESVNALAGALAIVSSIGSVCELAAVSKFFNGNPSLGTVAGGIDHFTGKAGEKRWHAIGEIIDRSWDDVLTAVEEIISIPEVDQTASKKAAAELEEELEEPAAETEQEAADETAESDDEPADETENDAEDETETDTEDADEETDARAPGDTVVLGGDEDFWVEVGIDPVRIMTSSGTFYTLRCYLDDRPIFLGRNGRISVFTSERALARYLADEHDHDLSDLSTYDDIRTAATDGSLVVQVTDENIYVLSGLAEDIADGPDAVDRDQLDLAVELLRDVGDYSEESTVDKALEPDKPLGKLVAHVLEPGSVDEPAAPYAAAVREWENLEKFVESRLRRE; encoded by the coding sequence ATGGCTGCTGACCTCGTCCCCATCCGCCTGAGCTTGTCCGAGGGTGACCGGTACACGGTGTGGGCGCCGCGCTGGCGCGACTCGGGCGACGAGTGGGAGGCGTTTCTGGGCAAGGACGAGGACCTGTTCGCCTTCGAGTCCATTGCCGATCTCGTTGCGTTCGTGCGTACCGACACTGACAACGATCTGGTCGATCACCCGGCGTGGGACAAGCTGACCGCGGCGCATGCGCACGGTTTCGAACCGACCGAGGACCGGCAGTTCGACCTGGTCGCGATCGAGGAGTTGGTGGCCGAGAAGCCGACCGAGGAGTCGGTGAACGCGTTGGCGGGCGCGTTGGCGATCGTGTCGTCGATCGGCTCGGTGTGTGAGCTGGCGGCCGTGTCGAAGTTCTTCAACGGCAACCCCAGCCTGGGCACCGTGGCCGGGGGCATCGACCATTTCACCGGCAAGGCGGGCGAGAAGCGTTGGCATGCGATCGGCGAGATCATCGACCGCAGTTGGGATGACGTGCTCACCGCCGTCGAAGAGATCATCAGCATTCCCGAGGTTGACCAGACGGCGTCGAAGAAGGCCGCAGCCGAGTTGGAGGAGGAGCTAGAAGAGCCCGCGGCAGAAACCGAGCAGGAAGCCGCGGACGAGACGGCGGAGTCCGACGACGAACCCGCCGACGAAACCGAGAACGACGCTGAAGATGAGACCGAAACCGACACCGAAGACGCCGACGAGGAGACGGACGCCCGCGCTCCCGGCGACACCGTCGTGCTGGGCGGCGACGAGGACTTCTGGGTCGAGGTCGGTATCGACCCCGTCCGGATCATGACGAGCTCGGGCACGTTCTACACGCTGCGCTGCTACCTCGACGATCGGCCCATCTTCCTGGGCCGCAACGGGCGGATCAGCGTGTTCACCTCCGAGCGGGCCCTGGCGCGCTACCTGGCCGACGAGCACGACCACGACCTGTCGGATCTGAGCACTTACGACGACATCCGCACCGCCGCGACGGACGGATCGCTGGTCGTGCAGGTCACCGACGAGAACATCTACGTCCTGAGCGGGCTGGCCGAGGACATCGCCGACGGTCCCGACGCGGTGGATCGCGACCAGCTCGATTTGGCCGTTGAGCTGCTGCGCGACGTCGGCGACTACTCCGAGGAGAGCACGGTCGACAAGGCGCTGGAGCCGGACAAGCCGCTGGGCAAGCTGGTGGCCCATGTGCTGGAGCCGGGCTCGGTGGACGAGCCCGCGGCGCCGTACGCCGCGGCGGTGCGGGAATGGGAGAACTTGGAGAAGTTCGTCGAGTCGCGACTGCGGCGCGAATAG
- a CDS encoding GntR family transcriptional regulator, whose amino-acid sequence MAPTAKDRALEYVKNQVLTGAFPGGELISEGDIASALGMSRTPVREAFLRMEAEGLLRLYPQRGALVVPVSPDEVRAVIEARLLLEQHAAKKVVGRGPAVCAALFERLTGELQRQRTATTTNDWREFLDADRAFHALTLEESGNGILSNFYSTLRDRQMRMTGESALRDPNRVSTILQEHFAIAEAVRDADLPRALQAVHAHLASTVRAIGLAVDTF is encoded by the coding sequence GTGGCTCCGACTGCCAAGGATCGGGCCTTGGAGTACGTGAAGAACCAAGTCCTGACCGGCGCGTTTCCCGGCGGGGAGCTGATCAGCGAGGGGGACATTGCCAGTGCGCTGGGCATGTCCCGAACTCCGGTACGCGAGGCGTTTCTGCGAATGGAGGCCGAGGGGTTGCTGCGGCTGTATCCGCAGCGTGGGGCGCTGGTGGTACCGGTGTCACCCGACGAGGTCCGCGCGGTCATCGAGGCCCGGCTGCTGCTCGAGCAACACGCCGCCAAGAAGGTGGTCGGCCGCGGACCGGCGGTGTGTGCGGCGCTGTTCGAGCGGCTGACGGGCGAGCTGCAACGTCAGCGCACCGCCACCACCACGAACGACTGGCGGGAGTTCCTCGACGCCGACCGGGCCTTCCACGCCCTCACCCTGGAGGAGTCCGGCAACGGGATTTTGTCGAATTTCTATTCGACGCTGCGCGACCGTCAGATGCGGATGACCGGCGAATCGGCGCTGCGCGACCCCAACCGGGTGTCGACGATCCTGCAGGAGCACTTCGCCATCGCCGAAGCCGTGCGCGACGCCGATCTGCCGCGGGCGCTGCAAGCCGTGCACGCCCATCTCGCCAGCACCGTGCGCGCCATCGGCCTCGCCGTCGACACCTTCTGA
- a CDS encoding cupin domain-containing protein, whose product MPVNLDPTMPAPMTDVSEFGFEGRFVDWADDARYFEYSKAANPIGSGHVPPMPITQFGPDVYLDQPTGVVPLDLSTDLGVETGAATSPALLANFVRIRAGEQIDTSPNATSQLYYVLFGHGFAAVNGQLVKWEKGDFLTLPAGASSVFYADSEAAMYWVHDEPLLRYLGAEAREPRFRATKFRRVDAVAKLEEIAARPGANDKSRVSVLLANENQEQTLTITHVLWAMFGVLPPNQEQRPHRHQSVALDLILDAPPSGCYTLLGTRLDERGNIIDPIRVDWQAGGAFTTPPGMWHAHYNETDYPAHLIPVQDAGLQTHLRSLDIKFTQRRDLVAG is encoded by the coding sequence ATGCCCGTGAACCTGGACCCAACCATGCCCGCACCCATGACTGACGTGTCCGAATTCGGATTCGAGGGCCGGTTCGTCGACTGGGCGGACGATGCCCGCTACTTCGAGTACTCCAAGGCCGCGAACCCGATTGGCTCCGGACATGTCCCGCCCATGCCGATTACCCAGTTCGGACCCGATGTCTACCTGGATCAGCCGACCGGTGTGGTTCCGCTGGATTTGTCGACCGACCTGGGCGTCGAGACCGGGGCCGCTACCAGCCCGGCGTTGCTGGCCAACTTCGTGCGAATCCGCGCCGGGGAGCAGATCGACACCAGCCCGAACGCCACCTCGCAGCTGTACTACGTGCTGTTCGGTCACGGCTTCGCCGCGGTCAACGGCCAGCTGGTCAAGTGGGAGAAGGGCGACTTCTTGACCCTGCCCGCCGGCGCCAGCTCGGTGTTCTACGCCGACTCAGAAGCGGCCATGTACTGGGTGCACGACGAGCCGCTGCTGCGGTACCTGGGCGCCGAAGCACGCGAGCCGAGGTTCCGGGCCACCAAGTTCCGCCGCGTCGACGCTGTCGCGAAGCTGGAGGAGATTGCCGCGCGGCCCGGCGCCAACGACAAGAGCCGGGTGAGCGTGCTGCTGGCCAACGAGAACCAGGAGCAGACGCTGACCATCACTCACGTCCTGTGGGCGATGTTCGGGGTGCTGCCGCCCAACCAGGAACAGCGTCCGCACCGGCACCAGTCTGTCGCGCTGGACCTCATCCTGGATGCGCCACCGAGTGGCTGCTACACGCTGCTGGGCACCCGCCTCGACGAGCGCGGCAACATCATCGACCCCATCCGGGTGGACTGGCAGGCCGGCGGGGCCTTCACCACACCACCGGGAATGTGGCACGCCCACTACAACGAGACCGACTACCCGGCGCACCTGATTCCGGTTCAGGACGCGGGCCTGCAGACTCACCTGCGCAGCCTGGACATCAAGTTCACCCAGCGCCGCGACCTCGTCGCCGGCTGA
- a CDS encoding alkaline phosphatase family protein, producing MVAAVVLTWLAATPLAPRVTAAAALPRPAHIVIVVEENRSEGRIIGSPQNPFINALASHGANMIQSYAETHPSEPNYLALFAGNTFGVTKDSCPINAGNAPNLGSELLSAGYTFVGYAEDLPAVGSPACSAGKYARKHVPWANFTNVPPANSLPFSAFPQGNYAALPTVAFVIPNNDNNMHDGSIAQGDAWLNRQLSGYANWAVANNSLLIVTWDEDDGSGSRNQIPTIIYGAHVQPGNYSEPMSHYNLLSTIEQMYGLPKTGNAANAPAIASIWAG from the coding sequence TTGGTCGCCGCGGTCGTGCTGACGTGGCTGGCGGCGACCCCGCTGGCTCCGCGGGTGACGGCGGCGGCGGCGCTGCCGCGGCCTGCGCACATCGTAATCGTGGTGGAGGAGAACCGTTCTGAGGGACGCATCATCGGCAGCCCGCAGAACCCGTTTATCAATGCCCTTGCCAGCCATGGCGCCAATATGATCCAGTCGTATGCCGAAACACATCCCAGCGAGCCCAACTACCTGGCCCTCTTCGCCGGCAATACGTTCGGCGTGACCAAGGACTCCTGTCCCATCAACGCCGGCAACGCACCCAACCTCGGCTCCGAATTGCTAAGCGCCGGTTACACATTCGTCGGCTATGCCGAGGATCTACCGGCCGTTGGCTCCCCGGCGTGCAGCGCCGGCAAGTACGCCCGCAAGCACGTACCGTGGGCCAACTTCACCAATGTGCCGCCGGCGAACTCGCTGCCGTTCTCCGCGTTCCCCCAGGGCAATTACGCTGCCCTGCCCACGGTGGCGTTCGTCATCCCCAACAACGACAACAACATGCACGACGGATCTATCGCCCAGGGCGATGCCTGGCTGAACCGACAGCTGTCCGGATACGCCAACTGGGCGGTGGCCAACAACAGCCTGCTGATCGTGACCTGGGACGAGGACGATGGGTCCGGCAGCCGCAACCAGATCCCGACGATCATCTACGGCGCGCATGTGCAGCCGGGCAACTACAGCGAACCGATGAGCCACTACAACCTGCTGTCCACCATCGAGCAGATGTACGGGCTGCCGAAGACGGGCAACGCGGCAAACGCCCCCGCGATTGCCAGCATCTGGGCGGGATAG
- a CDS encoding SRPBCC family protein produces MVTLRVERTIEASPERVFDWLADPVNLTTAPLILKAAWRKDSAPPGVGAVREVVAAGAWLREEITAYDAPRSYSYRVVRSLPASEHEGGTIAVSPSGSAAHVEWTTSYTVPVRGGGKLTERLTAPVFRSSFDAILAACAKALAG; encoded by the coding sequence ATGGTCACACTGCGCGTGGAGCGAACGATCGAAGCGTCTCCGGAGAGGGTCTTCGATTGGCTTGCGGATCCGGTCAACCTCACCACCGCGCCGCTGATTCTCAAAGCCGCTTGGCGGAAGGATTCGGCACCCCCGGGCGTGGGAGCGGTGCGGGAGGTGGTTGCTGCGGGAGCGTGGTTGCGCGAGGAGATTACCGCCTACGACGCGCCCCGAAGCTACTCCTACCGCGTCGTCCGATCATTGCCGGCGAGCGAACACGAGGGCGGCACGATCGCGGTGTCTCCATCGGGCTCCGCGGCCCACGTCGAATGGACGACGAGCTATACGGTTCCGGTGCGCGGCGGCGGCAAGCTGACCGAGCGCCTCACGGCGCCCGTGTTCCGATCCAGCTTCGACGCGATTCTCGCGGCCTGCGCGAAGGCGCTCGCCGGCTGA
- a CDS encoding VWA domain-containing protein: MSLPLIGPLPLYGFQRPALLLFGLIPLALLVVYALVQSRRRHRLRRFTEAEVPQSIWRHLPIAVAVLSLALLTIALGTPTHDMRIPRNRAVVMLVIDMSQSMRATDVEPDRLRAAEQAASKFAAQLTPGINLGLVGFAGTPYLLVPPTPQHQATIDALQKLQVGDGTATGEAIYTALHAIEATNQSGGDTPPPARIVLLSDGGENRPTDPSDPHDGVYTSARLAKDQGVPISTISFGTPNGNISLDGAQIKVPVSTDQMKRVAQLAGGQAYTASNLDELDKNYKDIQNEIGYRTVPGPGGAGWLRLGFFTALVATALALLINRRLPT; this comes from the coding sequence GTGTCGCTTCCCCTGATCGGACCGCTGCCGCTCTACGGCTTTCAACGTCCGGCGCTGTTGCTGTTCGGTTTGATTCCGCTGGCACTGCTGGTGGTCTACGCGCTGGTCCAGTCGCGGCGTCGGCATCGGCTGCGCCGCTTCACCGAAGCCGAGGTCCCGCAATCGATTTGGCGGCATCTGCCGATAGCGGTCGCGGTGCTCAGCCTGGCGCTGCTGACCATCGCGCTGGGCACACCCACCCATGACATGCGCATTCCCCGCAACCGCGCCGTCGTGATGCTGGTGATCGACATGTCCCAGTCGATGCGGGCCACCGACGTCGAGCCAGACCGGCTCCGGGCCGCCGAGCAGGCCGCCAGCAAGTTCGCCGCGCAGCTGACGCCCGGCATCAACCTCGGGCTGGTCGGGTTCGCCGGAACCCCGTACCTGCTGGTCCCGCCGACGCCGCAACATCAGGCCACCATCGACGCTCTGCAGAAGCTGCAAGTCGGTGACGGCACGGCCACCGGCGAGGCCATTTACACGGCGCTGCACGCCATCGAGGCGACCAACCAGTCCGGCGGGGACACCCCGCCGCCGGCCCGCATCGTGCTGCTGTCCGACGGCGGGGAGAACCGGCCGACCGATCCCAGCGATCCGCACGACGGCGTCTATACCTCGGCGCGGCTGGCCAAGGATCAGGGCGTGCCGATCTCGACGATCTCGTTTGGCACGCCCAACGGCAACATCAGCCTGGACGGGGCGCAGATCAAGGTTCCGGTGTCGACGGACCAGATGAAGAGGGTCGCCCAGCTCGCCGGCGGCCAGGCCTACACCGCGTCCAACCTCGACGAGCTCGACAAGAACTACAAGGACATCCAGAACGAGATCGGCTATCGCACGGTGCCCGGGCCGGGCGGGGCCGGCTGGCTGCGGCTGGGCTTTTTCACCGCGCTGGTCGCCACGGCGCTGGCGCTGCTGATCAACCGTCGGTTGCCAACCTGA
- a CDS encoding VWA domain-containing protein — protein sequence MTLPLLGPVSLTGFQNGWFFLFLLAVLLLAGLYAVQQFARRRRVLRFANMEVLERVAPARLSRWRHVPTILLVVSLVLLTTAMAGPTTNVRIPLNRAVVMLVIDVSESMAATDVTPNRLAAAKEAGKQFADELTPAINLGLVAFAANATLLVSPTTNRGAVKAAIDGLQPAPKTATGEGLFTALQAIATVGAVMGGGAGPPPARIVLESDGAENVPLDPNAPQGAFTAARAAKGAGVQISTISFGTPDGTVEYQGATIPVPVDDQTLQEICKITDGQAFHADSLQSLKEVYSTLQRQIGYETVKGDASLAWVLLGTVVMAGAVLAGLLLNRRLPA from the coding sequence ATGACGTTGCCCCTGCTGGGTCCGGTGTCGCTCACGGGCTTTCAGAACGGCTGGTTCTTCCTCTTCCTGCTGGCCGTACTGCTGCTGGCTGGGCTGTATGCGGTCCAGCAGTTCGCCCGTAGGCGCCGGGTCCTGCGATTCGCCAACATGGAGGTGCTGGAGCGGGTCGCACCAGCCCGGCTAAGCCGGTGGCGGCACGTGCCGACGATCCTGCTCGTCGTGTCCTTGGTCTTGCTCACCACCGCGATGGCCGGGCCGACGACCAATGTTCGAATCCCCCTGAACCGTGCCGTGGTGATGCTGGTGATCGACGTCTCCGAGTCGATGGCCGCCACCGATGTCACTCCCAACCGGCTGGCCGCCGCGAAGGAGGCCGGTAAGCAGTTCGCCGACGAGCTGACACCGGCCATCAACCTCGGCCTGGTGGCATTCGCGGCCAACGCCACGCTGCTGGTCTCCCCGACGACGAACCGGGGCGCGGTCAAAGCGGCCATCGACGGGTTGCAGCCCGCCCCGAAGACCGCCACGGGCGAGGGCCTTTTCACCGCGCTGCAGGCGATCGCCACGGTTGGGGCGGTGATGGGTGGCGGTGCCGGTCCGCCGCCGGCGCGCATCGTGCTCGAGTCCGACGGTGCCGAAAACGTTCCGCTGGACCCCAACGCGCCGCAGGGCGCGTTCACCGCGGCCCGCGCGGCCAAGGGTGCGGGCGTGCAGATCTCGACGATCTCGTTCGGCACACCCGACGGCACGGTGGAGTATCAGGGCGCGACGATCCCCGTTCCGGTCGACGATCAGACGCTGCAAGAGATCTGCAAGATCACCGACGGCCAGGCGTTCCATGCCGACAGCCTGCAGTCGCTCAAGGAGGTGTACTCCACGCTGCAGCGTCAGATCGGCTACGAGACCGTGAAGGGCGACGCCAGCCTGGCGTGGGTACTACTCGGGACGGTCGTGATGGCCGGCGCAGTCTTGGCCGGTCTGCTCCTGAACCGTCGGCTGCCGGCGTGA